The window TGATTCTAAGCCTGTCCGCCTCTCCGCCGCGATTCAGTTCGCGCGTGGCGTCTGATCGAGGCGCAGGAGCACCGTCCGCAGGGTCTCCACGCCCTCGTCCATCTGCTCCGCCGAAAAGGCGCTGAAGCCGATGGTGACGAGATCGTCGACCTCGGCCTCGCGGGCGAGCGCGGAGAGCGGCATCAGCTCGAGCCCCTCCTGGATCGCGGCGGCGGCCACCCGCCGCGCGCTCAGGCCGGGCCGCAGCCGGGCGACGATCTCCATGCCGGTCTCGGTCGGCTCCGGGGTCATCCAGTCGCCGAGCCGTCGGGCGATGGCGTCGAGAAGGTGGGCCTGCCGCTGGGCGTAGAGCTTGCGCATGCGGCGCACGTGGCTGGCGAAATGCCCCTCGCTCATGAAGCGTGCGACCAGCGCCTGCTCCAGCATGGGCGAGTAGCGGCCGGTGACGGAGCGGGCGGCGACGAAGGCCTCGACCAGCGCGTCCGGCACGACCGCGAAGCCGAGCCGGAGGCCCGGAAACAGCGTCTTCGAGAAGGTGCCGAGGTAGATCACGCGGCCCTCGCGGTCGAGCGCGTGCAGGGCGGGCAGAGGGCGCCCGGCGTAGCGGAACTCGGCGTCGTAGTCGTCCTCGAGGATCCAGGCGTCGGCGCGGCTCGCCCAGTCCAGCAGCGCGCGCCGCCGCTCCAGGCTGAGGCTCATGCCGAGCGGGAACTGCTTCGAGGGCGAGACATAGGCGAGCCGCGCGTCGGGCGCCCGCGCGACGCCTGCCGCGACGTCCAGCCCGTCGGCGTCGACCGGCACGGCCACGGGCCGCGCGCCCGCCGCCGTGACGGAGGCGTAGGCGCCGTCGTAGCCCGGATCCTCGCACCAGGCGGTCTCGCCCTCGGTCAACAGGATGCGGCAGGCGAGGTCGACCGCGTGCTGGGCGCCGGCGAAGACCACGACGTTCTCCGGCCGGCAGACGAGGCCGCGGCCGAGCGTGACGTGCTCGACGATGGCGGCGCGCAACGGCGCGTAGCCCTGTGGGTCGCCTTCGCCCATCAGCTCGCCGGCGAGCTCGGGGCTCATCTTGCGGTAGATGTCGGCCGCGAGCTTCGCCCAGACCTGGACGGGGAAGGCGTCGACGGCCGGGAAGTTGGAGCGGAACGGCACGGGGCGGCGCATGTGCCGGAGCGTGGCGGGAACGTCCGCGAAGCCCGAGCCGCAGGCGAAGGAGCGGTCGAGCGTGCCGGCGGCGCGGAGCGCGGGGTTGATGC is drawn from Methylopila sp. 73B and contains these coding sequences:
- a CDS encoding PLP-dependent aminotransferase family protein, whose protein sequence is MPLLDALGLDLERRPDAPLHRQLYDRLVDGIAAGAIKPGEKLPSTRDLAQFLGVSRNTIMLAFEHLTAEGFLEGQSGSGTYVAREPPSKAATPAPARINPALRAAGTLDRSFACGSGFADVPATLRHMRRPVPFRSNFPAVDAFPVQVWAKLAADIYRKMSPELAGELMGEGDPQGYAPLRAAIVEHVTLGRGLVCRPENVVVFAGAQHAVDLACRILLTEGETAWCEDPGYDGAYASVTAAGARPVAVPVDADGLDVAAGVARAPDARLAYVSPSKQFPLGMSLSLERRRALLDWASRADAWILEDDYDAEFRYAGRPLPALHALDREGRVIYLGTFSKTLFPGLRLGFAVVPDALVEAFVAARSVTGRYSPMLEQALVARFMSEGHFASHVRRMRKLYAQRQAHLLDAIARRLGDWMTPEPTETGMEIVARLRPGLSARRVAAAAIQEGLELMPLSALAREAEVDDLVTIGFSAFSAEQMDEGVETLRTVLLRLDQTPRAN